A window of Panicum virgatum strain AP13 chromosome 8K, P.virgatum_v5, whole genome shotgun sequence contains these coding sequences:
- the LOC120644796 gene encoding uncharacterized protein LOC120644796: MGAAAKPPPSICFKWPWGPNPGPSPDPGPSPCGGLELPWLFKSIRTLARGLVIAGDLPSPPAPAAGGGGGGRRGWGAVQVEADRGDAEQRALAAALVRGGPATVLEFYSPRCRLCASLQGLVRELEEEQRAGGAAAFVLADAEDDRWLPELLHYDIRYVPCFVLLDKHGRALAKTGVPTSRQHVIAGLHHLLKMERPSGHEGNQRVPSS; this comes from the exons atgGGCGCCGCCGCGAAGCCGCCCCCGTCCATCTGCTTCAAGTGGCCGTGGGGCCCCAACCCCGGCCCGTCGCCGGACCCCGGCCCGAGCCCCTGCGGCGGACTCGAGCTCCCCTGGCTCTTCAAATCCATCCGCACCCTCGCGCGCGGCCTCGTCATCGCCGGCGACCTCCCCTCGcctcccgcccccgccgccgggggcggcggcggggggcggaGAGGTTGGGGGGCCGTGCAGGTGGAGGCGGACCGCGGGGACGCGGAGCAGCgggccctggcggcggcgctggtccgcGGGGGCCCCGCCACGGTGctcgagttctactcgccgcgctgccgcctcTGCGCGTCGCTGCAGGGGCTCGTgcgggagctggaggaggagcagcgggccggcggggcggccgcGTTCGTGCTCGCCGACGCGGAGGACGACCGGTGGCTCCCCGAG CTTCTGCACTACGATATCAGATACGTCCCTTGCTTTGTGCTCCTGGACAAGCACGGCAGAGCTCTAGCGAAGACTGGGGTACCAACCAGCCGTCAGCACGTTATCGCCGGTCTCCATCACCTCCTGAAGATGGAGCGGCCATCTGGGCATGAAGGAAACCAGAGAGTGCCTTCATCATGA
- the LOC120646336 gene encoding non-specific phospholipase C3-like — MRQLKYMNKFHPYDLAFKRHCKEGKLPNYVVIEQRYLDLKPLLPGNDDHPSHDVAHGQRLVKEVYEALRSTLLVVTYDEHGGFFDHVPTPVAGVPSPDGVVSAPPISFAFDRLGVRVPAILVSPWIEPGTVIHRPPGPEPTSQYEHSSIPATVKKIFNLKEFLTKRDAWAGTFETVLTRTTPRTDCPEELPEPVLLRSSAEAEEHRGISEFQAELVQLGAALNGDHATEAYETDKLVGGMTIAEAADYCQRAFAKFREECRRCHDCGMDESYIPEVQPAAPPAAPAPPASKLCICFPCFRA; from the exons ATGCGGCAGCTCAAGTACATGAACAAGTTCCACCCCTACGACCTGGCCTTCAAGCGGCACTGCAAGGAGGGCAAGCTCCCCAACTACGTCGTCATCGAGCAGCGCTACCTGGACCTCAAGCCGCTCCTCCCGGGCAACGACGACCACCCCTCGCACGACGTCGCCCACGGCCAGCGCCTCGTCAAGGAGGTCTACGAGGCGCTCCGGTCGACCCTCCTCGTCGTCACCTACGACGAGCACGGCGGCTTCTTCGACCACGTCCCCAcccccgtcgccggcgtgccCAGCCCCGACGGCGTTGTCAGCGCGCCGCCCATCAGCTTCGCCTTCGACCGCCTCGGCGTCCGCGTCCCGGCCATCCTCGTCTCGCCATGGATCGAGCCGGGCACGG TGATCCACCGGCCGCCAGGGCCGGAGCCGACGTCGCAGTACGAGCACTCGTCCATCCCGGCGACGGTGAAGAAGATCTTCAACCTCAAGGAGTTCCTCACCAAGCGCGACGCCTGGGCCGGCACGTTCGAGACCGTGCTCACTCGCACCACTCCAAGAACCGACTGCCCAG AAGAGCTGCCGGAGCCGGTGCTGCTGCGGTcgtcggcggaggcggaggagcaccGGGGGATCTCGGAGTTCCAGGCGGAGCTGGTGCAGCTGGGCGCCGCCCTGAACGGCGACCACGCCACGGAGGCCTACGAGACCGACAAGCTCGTCGGGGGCATGACCATCGCCGAGGCCGCCGACTACTGCCAACGTGCGTTCGCCAAGTTCAGGGAGGAGTGCCGGCGGTGCCACGATTGCGGCATGGACGAGTCCTACATCCCGGAGGTCcagccggcggcgccaccggcggcgccggccccgcctGCATCCAAGCTGTGCATCTGCTTCCCCTGCTTCCGTGCGTAA